From the genome of Pseudomonas mohnii:
ATAACGCGCGGCAACAGGTAGCACGTGTTGTCTATTCGTTCTTCGCGAGCAGGCTCGCTCCTACAGGTGATTCCGTGATTGTTTGAGGATTTTCTGTGCGCTCATTGTTCTGGCGTATTCTGGCCAGCTTCTGGCTGGCGATCGCTTTGGTTGCCGGGCTCTCCATTCTGCTGGGGCACATGCTCAATCAGGACGCGTGGATTCTCAGTCGTCATCCCGGCCTCAACACCCTGGCCGAGGAGTGGACTCAAACCTATGAGACCCAGGGCGAGGACGCCGCCCAGGACATTCTCGAACAACGCAAACGCCAATATCACATCGATGTTCAGGTGCTCAACGAAAGCGGCGACCCGGTGGTGCGCGGCACCTTCCCACGTCGCGCGGCGGCCTTCGAAGCACGCCAGAACAATGATGACCGGCGCCTGCCATGGCGTCGTCTGACGGCGGAATACACCAGCGAAAAAACCGGCGACACCTACCTGCTGATCTATCGCATTCCACACCCGGAACTGGATGCCTGGCACCGCGAAAGCCTGCTCTGGCCGCTGAGTGCACTGGGGATCGCCCTGGTGGTGCTGACCCTGTTCAGCTTGTTCGTGACCCTTTCCATTACCCGTCCGCTCAGCCGTTTGCGCGGCGCGGTGCATGACCTGGGGCAAACCACTTACCAACAAAACAGCCTGGTCAAACTGGCCAACCGCCGCGATGAGTTTGGCGTACTGGCCACTGATTTCAACCGCATGGGGGCACGCCTGCAAAGCCTGATCGGCAGCCAGCGGCAGTTGCTGCGCGATGTGTCCCACGAACTGCGCTCTCCCCTCGCCCGGCTGCGCATTGCCCTGGCCTTGGCCGAACGGGCGTCACCGGAAGAACGGCAAAAGCTCTGGCCGCGCCTGACACGTGAATGCGACCGACTCGAAGCGCTGATCAGCGAAATTCTGGTGCTGGCGCGGGTCGATGCCGATAACGCCAGCGCTGAGGAGGTCGATCTCAACGCCTTGCTCGCAACGCTGCAACGGGATGCACAAATGGCTTCACCGGAACAAAGTGTAACGCTGGAGGCTGAGGCGCAACTGAACCTGAAAGGCTGGCCGACCATGATCGAACGCGCCGTGGACAACCTGCTGCGCAATGCCCAGCGCTTCAATCCGGTGAACGGGCAACCGATCGAAATGCTGGCATTGCGTCAGGGAGATCGGATCGTGGTGAGCGTGCGCGATCATGGGCCAGGCGTTGACGCCGAACACTTGAATCAACTCGGTGAACCCTTCTACCGCGCGCCGGGGCAGACTGCGGCAGGCCACGGTTTGGGATTGGCCATTGCACGGCGGGCAGCGGAGAGACATGGCGGCAGCCTGGTGCTGGCCAATCACCCGGAAGGCGGGTTTATTGCCAGTCTGGAACTGCCACTCGTC
Proteins encoded in this window:
- a CDS encoding sensor histidine kinase → MRSLFWRILASFWLAIALVAGLSILLGHMLNQDAWILSRHPGLNTLAEEWTQTYETQGEDAAQDILEQRKRQYHIDVQVLNESGDPVVRGTFPRRAAAFEARQNNDDRRLPWRRLTAEYTSEKTGDTYLLIYRIPHPELDAWHRESLLWPLSALGIALVVLTLFSLFVTLSITRPLSRLRGAVHDLGQTTYQQNSLVKLANRRDEFGVLATDFNRMGARLQSLIGSQRQLLRDVSHELRSPLARLRIALALAERASPEERQKLWPRLTRECDRLEALISEILVLARVDADNASAEEVDLNALLATLQRDAQMASPEQSVTLEAEAQLNLKGWPTMIERAVDNLLRNAQRFNPVNGQPIEMLALRQGDRIVVSVRDHGPGVDAEHLNQLGEPFYRAPGQTAAGHGLGLAIARRAAERHGGSLVLANHPEGGFIASLELPLVPGAVVQP